The Streptomyces sp. GSL17-111 region CCACCTCGAACCCTTCCTCCGCCGCCTCCGCCGCGAAATGGTCGCCGCCGGACTCACCCTCGAAACCGCCCGCGCCGAAGTCCACCCCGGCCAGTACGAAATCGTCTTCCGCTACGACGACGCCATGACCACCGCCGACCACCACACCCTTTTCAAACACGGCACCAAGACCATCGCCGCCCAAGAAGGCCACGCCGTCACCTTCATGCCCAAGTACGACGACGGCGAAGGCAACTCCTGCCACATCCACCTCTCCCTTCGCGGCACCGACGGCACTCCCGTCCTCGCCGACCCCACCGCGGCCGACGGCATGTCCGCCCTCATGCGCCACTTCATCGCCGGACAGCTCGCCTGCCTCCCCGACTTCACCCTTCTCCTCGCCCCCAACATCAACAGCTACAAGCGTCTCCAACCCGGCGCCTTCGCCCCCACCGGCATCACCTGGGGACGCGACAACCGCACCTGCCCCGTCCGCGTCATCGGCCAGGGCCACTCGCTGCGCCTCGAACACCGCGTTCCCGGCGGCGACGCCAACCCCTACCTCGCCCTCGCCGCACTCATCGCCGCCGGCCTCCACGGCATCGAGAACGAACTCCCCCTTCCCGACCCCCACCCGCACAACGCCCTCGCCGACCCCACCGTCCCCCGCCTCCCCGCCACCCTCACCCAATCCCTCCACCACTGGGAAACCAGCGAAACCGTCGCCAAGACCTTCGGCGACACCGTCACCACCCACTACGCCCAAGCCGCCCGCACCGAACTCGCCGCCTTCGAACGCACCGTCACCGACTGGGAACGCCACCGCGGCTTCGAACGCCTCTGAAGCCGACCCCCGGGGAAACGTCAACGACGCTTCGCCCCCACGTCATTCAGCCGCCACCGGCCACCAAACGACTACCAGTGGGTAAGCCATAGGCTCCACGCATGCGCCGAGCAAAAATCGTCTGCACCCTGGGACCGGCCACCGACTCGTACGAGCAGATCAAAGCCCTCGTCGACAGCGGAATGGACATCGCCCGCCTCAACCTCAGCCACGGCACCCACGCCCAACACGAACAACGCGCCCACCACGCCCGCACCGCCGCCGAGAACGCGGGGCGCAGCATCGGCGTCCTCGCCGACCTCCAGGGCCCCAAAATCCGCCTCGGCACCTTCCACGAAGGCCCCGTCCTGCTCGAACGCGGCGACACCTTCACCATCACCACCGAGGACGTCCCCGGCGACCACACCACCTGCGGCACCACCTACCCGGGCCTCGCCACGGACGTCAACCCCGGCGACACCGTCCTCGTCGACGACGGCCGCGTCACCCTCCACGTCACCGCCATCGACGGTCCCCGCGTCCGCACCACCGTCATCGAAGGCGGCCTCGTCTCCGACCACAAGGGCATCAACCTCCCCGGCGTCGCCGTCTCCGTCCCCGCCCTCAGCGAGAAGGACCACGAAGACCTCCGCTGGGCCCTCCACCACGGCGCCGACCTGATCGCCCTGTCCTTCGTCCGCACCGCCGCCGACATCCGCGACGTCCACCGCATCATGCGCGAAGAAGGCATCCACCGGCCCGTCATCGCCAAGATCGAAAAACCCCAGGCCGTGGAGAACCTCCACGAGATCGTCCACGCCTTCGACGGCCTCATGGTGGCCCGAGGCGACCTCGGCGTCGAAATGCCCCTCGAACGCGTCCCCATGGTCCAGAAGCGCGCCGTCAAGCTCGCCAAACGCAACGCGAAGCCCGTCATCGTCGCCACGCAGATGCTCGACTCCATGATCGAGAACTCCCGGCCCACCCGCGCCGAGGCCTCCGACGTCGCCAACGCCGTCATCGACGGCACCGACGCCGTCATGCTCAGCGGCGAGACCAGCATCGGCAAGCACCCCGTCGCGACCGTCCGCACCGCCGCCCGCATCATCACGGCCGCCGAGGAGGACCTCCTCGCGAGGGGCCTCCCACCCATCAGCCCCAGCACCAAACCCCGCACCCAGGGCGGCTCCGTCGCCCGCGCCGCCGCCGACGTCGGCGACTTCCTGGGCGCCAGGTTCCTCGTCGCCTTCACCCAGAGCGGCGACACCGCGCGCAGGCTCTCCCGCTACCGCTCACCCATCCCGCTGCTCGCCTTCACCCCCGACCCCGTCACCCGCGCCCAGCTCTGCCTCAGCTGGGGGGTCGAGACCTTCCTCGGTCCCACCGTCGCCACCACCGACGAGATGGTCGACCAGGTCGACGAACAGCTCCTCAAGATCGGCCGCTGCGAACGCGGCGACATGGTCGTCATCACCGCCGGTTCGCCCCCCGGCATCCCCGGCACCTCCAACCTTGTCCGCGTCCACCACATCGGCGAGGAGCACCGCTGACCGCAGCCGCTCCGGGGGCGGGTCGCTCGGCACTTCGCCCCCACGTGCGCGTCCGGCAACGTGACGGACGCCTTGCGGCCGGCGTGGACGGGCCGTCGCCCGCGCGTTGTGCGGACGCGTGCCCACGGATCGCGGCGCGTCACGATGCCGCGCGGAAGGTTCGAGGGAGGTCACCCGGAGGGGTTACGTGGAGCAGCGGAGTGGCCTTGCAGCCCCGGCCTTCGAATGGAAGGAAAAGTGCCCCGGGTCGGACTCGAACCGACACTGTATGGGTTTTGAATCCATTGCCTGCTGCCAATTGGGCTACCGGGGCCTAAGAAAGGAAGGTCACCTGGCCTTCGATGTGACACCACCATACCGCAGGCAGATAGGCTCATGGGGCCCGACCTGCTGAAAGCGAGGAGCACCAGTGAGCGCCGCTGACGCCCCCGAGAACCCCACGCCGGCCGATGCCCCCGAGGACGGGGACGCCCACGTGCCGCCTGCGACGACCCGCGTGGTGATCGCGGAGGACGAGGCCCTGATCCGGATGGATCTGAAGGAGATGCTGGAGGAGGAGGGGTACACCGTGGTGGGCGAGGCCGGAGACGGCCGCACCGCGGTGGAGCTGGCTCGGGAGCACCGCCCGGACCTGGTGATCCTGGACGTGAAGATGCCGGTCATGGACGGGATCTCGGCGGCGGAGAAGATCGCGGAGGACAGCATCGCGCCGGTGCTGATGCTGACGGCGTTCTCGCAGCGCGAGCTGGTGGAGCGGGCGCGGGACGCGGGGGCGATGGCGTACCTGGTGAAGCCGTTCAGCAAGAGTGACGTGGTGCCGGCGATCGAGATGGCGGTGTCGCGGTTCGCGCAGTTGAAGCAGTTGGAGGAGGAGGTCTCGGACCTCACCCAGCGACTGGAGACCCGGAAGCTGGTGGACCGGGCGAAGTCGTTGTTGCAGACGGAGTACGGGCTCACGGAGCCGGCTGCTTTCCGGTGGATCCAGAAGACGTCGATGGACCGTCGTCTGTCGATGCGTCAGGTCGCGGAGGCCGTGATCGAGGACGCGGCGGAGAAGCAGGCCGAGAAGCAGGCGAAGAAGGAGCAGTAGGGGCAAGTGGCGGGGCGGTTTCGTTCCGCCTCGCCCGTTTTTGCCCCTCGGGGGCGCTTTAAAGGATCTTCCCGTTTCGTTCGGTGAGCGGTAAGGACCGTCCTCTTTCCGGCGCATGGCACAGGTCACAGCCGCATCACACTTGTGGCGGTTGTCTGTTTGGTTTGCTCCCTGCGGCATAGATTCCGGGCCAGCCGTACGTTCGTACGGTCTTGCTCCCGCCGGTCGTCTTCCGGCGGCTGCCAACTGTTCTGGGCCGGACCAGGGGGTTCCCACGTGCTCAACAAGACCTTTGTGAAGCTGGCCGCGCCGCTGGCCATCAGCGCTCTCGCGCTGACCGGGTGTGGAAGTGACAGCGGTGGCGGTGGCGACACGATCAAGATCGCCTTCCAGGGACCGCTTTCCGGTGACAATGTCCAGCTTGGTACCAATATGGAGAACGGTATCAAGCTGGCGATCGACCAGGCGAATGCCTCGGGCGACTACGACTTCGAGATCGAGTACTTCCCGACCGACGACCAGGGTCAGCCGGACAAGGCGACCGCCGCCGCTCAGAAGGCGATTGATGAGGGTGTCATCGCGGTGATCGGCCCGGCCTTCTCGGGCCCGGCGGACACGGCGGCGGAGGTCTACGCGGAGGCGGGTATTCCTGCGGTGTCGTCGTCGGCGACGCGGCCGGACCTGACGACGAAGGGTTACGAGAGCTTCCTGCGCGCGGTGCCGAACGACTCGGCCCAGGGCGCGGGGATGGCGAAGTACTTCGACCAGGCGACGGACGCGGAGAAGGTCGTCGTCGTGGACGACAAGACCGACTACGGCGTGGGCCTGGCGGACGTCGCCGAGAAGGAGCTGACGGCGGCCGGTATCGAGGTCGTCCGCCAGTCGGTGCCGCAGAAGACGCCGGACTACTCGGCGGCCGCGCGCAGCGTGGTGGGCCAGAAGGCCGACGGGCTGATCTACGCGGGCTACTACGAGGACGCGGGCCCGTTCGCGACGAAGCTGGCCGAGGCGGGCTTCGAGGGCACGACGATGTCCGGTGACGGCACGAACGACATGGGCTTCGTGAAGCTGGCCGGTGACGCGGCCAACGGCTGGAAGCTGACCTGCCCCTGCACGGACCCGACGCAGGAGGAGGCGACGAAGGCGTTCGCCGACGACTACCAGGCGGAGTTCAACCAGGCTCCGGGTACGTACTCGGCCGAGTCGTACGACGTCGCGCAGATGATCATCGCGCAGATCGCCGAGACGGGCGGTGCGGAGTCGGACAGCGAGAAGCTGCTGGAGTCGCTGCGCGGTGTGGAGTACAAGGGTCTGACGAAGACGTTCTCGTTCGACGACAAGGGCGAGTTCAAGAACCAGACCATCTACATGTACGAGGTCAAGGACGAGAAGATCGGGTACGTGGGGAACATCGACGAGCTGGCGGCCGAGTAACGCGTCGCCCGTGGGCCGGTGACGGCCCGGTGTTTCGGCCGGTTTCTGCGATGACCGGTTCCGGTCGGCGCGATGCGCGCGAGCATCGCGCCGACCGGTGTTCCACGGTCTGCCGTTCTCCGCGGTGGCCGCGTTTTTCCTCCGCTGCTGCCGGAGCCGTGCTGAACGTGCGGGGCGGTGGCTCGTTCCCATAAGGAAGTCGTTCGATGTCCCTCAACGCTTTCTGGGACTTCTTGGTCCTAGGGGTGGTGCTCGGCTGTCTTTATGCCGTCATCGCCATTGGTTACACGCTGGTCTACGGCGTGCTTCAGCTTCTGAACTTCGCGCACAGCGAAGTGTTCATGTTCGGTGGCTTCGGCGGCCTGATGGCGCTGACGGTGTGGGCTCCGGCTCCTGATCCGTCCGGTGCGCAGTCGGTCCTGTACGTCGTGGTCGGAATGCTCGCGGGTGCGGCGTTCGGTGGCGTGGTCGCGTACGGGTTGGAGAAGGTCGCCTATCGGCCGTTGCGGCGACATAAAGCGCCCCGGCTGGTGTTTCTGATCACGGCGATCGGTGCGTCGTTCTTCCTCTACAACCTGGCGGGGAAGCTGTTCGGCCGCAACTCGCTGGCGATGCCGGACATGTACGAGAACAAGAGGGTGTTCTCGTTCTTCGGTGCGGAGCTGAGCGTGACGATGATCCTGATCGTCGTGTCCGCGGTGGGCATGATGATCGGTCTGGACTACGTGGTGAACCGGACGAAGCTGGGGTCGAGTATCCGCGCAGTGGCGCAGGACCCCGAGGTGGCGTCGCTGATGGGCGTGAACATCGACAAGGTGGTCTCGCGGACGTTCGTGATCGGTGGTCTGCTCGGTGGTGCGGCGGGGTTCCTCTTCGGGGTGAACAACAAGGTCGTGTACACGATGGGCTTCCTGCCGGGGATCACGGCGTTCGCGGCGGCGGTGCTGGGCGGGATCGGCAACGTGCGCGGCGCGATGCTCGGCGGCATGCTGCTGGGCATCGTGGAGACCCTCACCGTGTACTTCTGGGGTGAGGAGTGGCGTTACGTGGCGGGCTTCGCCGTGCTGGTCGTGGTGTTGATGTTCCGGCCGACGGGTCTGCTGGGCGAGCGTCTGGGGAGGACCGCATGAGTGCGGAGGCGATGGTCCGCGGCCGGGCCGCGGAGCGGTTGAGGACGGTGCGCTGGTACCAGCGGCCGCGGTGGAAGCGGCTGGGCGCGATGATCGCGCTGGCGGTGCTCGGAGCGATGGTGACGGGCGTGCAGGGCACGCAGCGGGACCTGTTCTACGCCTTGGAGGAGAACTTCACCTCGCCGGTTCTGCTGGTGTGGCTGGCGTTGACGGTCGGCGTGTGGGCGGTCAGGGAGTTCCTGTCGCCGCAGGTGAAGGCGGTCTCGGTCGGCTACCGGTCGGTGACCGAGGGGCCGCTGGGGAAGGCACGGAGCGCCTGGCGCGAGGAGAAGTGGCTGCGCTGGGGTGCGTTGGGCGTCCTGGTGGCGGCGGCGGTGTTCCTCCCGTCGGGTCTGGAGCGGTACTGGCAGACGGTGCTGGTGGACCAGATCGCGATCTACGTCCTGGTCGCGATCGGCCTGAACGTGGTCATCGGCTGGGCCGGGATGCTGGACCTGGGGTTCATCGCCTTCTTCGCGATCGGTGCCTACAGCGCGGCGTACTGGACGGGTGCGCTGCCGGTGCAGCCGCCGATGGAGTTGAACAACTTCGCGGTGATCCCGGTGGCGATCGTCACGTGTCTGCTGGCGGGTGTGCTGCTGGGCGCGCCGACGTTGCGGTTGCGGGGTGACTATCTGGCGATCGTGACGCTGGGTTTCCACGAGATCGTGTACCTGACGGCGAAGAACCTGGATGACGTCACCGGCGGTACGGGTGGCGTGAAGGTGGACCGGTTCTCGCTGGATCTGGGGTTCTGGTCGTACGAGTGGGGCGTCATCGACCCGATGCCGTACTACTACCTGCTGCTGGTGTTCATCGCGGTCGTGGTGTTCTTCTTCTGGCGGCTGGAGCACTCGAAGGTGGGCCGGGCGTGGACGGCGATCCGCGAGGACGAGGTCGCGGCGGCGTCGACGGGTGTCAACACGGTGCGCTTCAAGCTGATGGCGTTCGCGATCGGTGCGTCGACGTCGGGCGTGGCGGGTGTCGCGTACGCGTCGAAGGTCGGCTACATCAACTCGGAGAACTTCGTCATCCTGCTGTCGGTGCTCGTGCTGGCGTACGTGATCTTCGGCGGTATGGGTTCGATCGCGGGTGTGTTGTTCGGTGCGGCGTTCCTGGTGTGGCTGCCGGAGGCGCTGCGGGACTTCGTGGACCCGAAGGACCGGTACATGTACCTCGGCGTGCTGCTGGTGATCATGATGATCTACCGGCCGCAGGGGGTGATTCCGTCGCGGCGTCGTGCGCGGGAGCTGAAGCTGTCGGAGTCCGGTGAGTCGGACGCCGATGCGATGACGGAGCCGGCGGGAGGCAGGCTGTCATGACGACGGAGCTGATCAAGGAGCAGGGCCCCGGGGGCCGGCCGGAGCCGGACGCCGGTGACCTGGTGCTGGACGCGAGCGGGGTGACGCTGCGCTTCGGCGGCGTGACGAGTCTGGACGGTGTCGAGCTGTGTATGCGCCGTGGGGAGATCCTCGCGGTGATCGGGCCGAACGGTGCGGGCAAGACGTCGTTGTTCAACTCGCTCACGGGCGCGTACGTGCCGCAGGAGGGCCGGATCACGTACCGGCCGCGTACGGGTGGTGAGCACGAGTTGCGGGGGCGCAAGCCGCACCTGGTGAACCACCTGGGCCTGGCCCGGACGTTCCAGAACATCCGGTTGTTCGGCGCGTTGACGGCGTTGGAGAACGTGAAGATCGCGGCGGAGACGCGGCTGAAGTCGGACCCGCTGTCGATCATGCTGGGACTGCCGAACGCGCGGCGGGCCGAGCGGGCGAGCGACCGGCGGGCGCACGAGGTGCTGGACTTCGTGGGGCTCGCGCCGAAGCTGAACGAGTTGGCGGGGTCGTTGAGTTACGGCGACCAGCGGCGGCTGGAGATCGCTCGGGCGCTGGCCACGGATCCGCAGGTGCTGTTGCTGGACGAGCCGGCGGCGGGGACGAACCCGACGGAGAAGCTGGAGCTGGAGGAGCTGATCCGGGGGATCAACCGGGAGCTGGGCGTGAGCGTGCTGCTGATCGAGCACGACATGCGTCTGGTGATGTCGGTGGCCGACCGGGTGATGGTGTTGAACTTCGGCAAGAAGATCGCCGAGGGGTCTCCGTCGCAGGTGCAGCGTGATCCGGCGGTGGTGGAGGCGTATCTGGGTGCGCCGGCCGAGTCGGATGAGGCCGACGACGGTTCGGACGGCACCGACGGCGCCGGGGTTCCGCAGGCCCGTGACGGTGAGGTGACCGATGAGCGCGCGGCGCAGGACGGTCCGGGGAAGGACGAGGCATGAGTGGCACCGCTGAGGTGACGAAGGAGCAGGCCTCGGGTCTGCCGGAGGGCACTCCGGTGCTGGAGCTGCGGGACCTGCGGGTGTTCTACGGCGCGATCGAGGCGCTGAAGGGCATCGATCTCGCGGTGTACGACGGTGAGGTCGTGGCCCTGCTGGGCGCGAACGGCGCGGGTAAGTCGACGACGCTGCGGACAGCGTCGGGGATGCTGGCGCCGCGGTCGGGTCAGGTGCTGCTGCACGGTGAGCGGGTCGACGGCATCAAGTCGCACGATCTGGTGCAGTTCGGCATCGGGCACGTGCCGGAGGGCCGTCGGGTGTTCCCGCGTATGACGGTGCGGGAGAACCTGGAGATGGGGGCGTACCGGTTCAAGTCCCCGGACCGGGACACGCTCGACCGGGTGTACTCGTTGTTCCCCCGGTTGCACGAGCGCAGGACGCAGCAGGGTGGCACGCTCTCGGGTGGCGAGCAGCAGATGCTGGCCATCGGCCGGGCGTTGATGGGGAAGCCGGAGCTGTTGCTGCTGGACGAGCCGTCGATGGGTCTGGCGCCGCTGATCGTGGCGCAGATCTTCGACATTCTGAAGGAGATCAACGAGCAGGGGACGACGGTGCTGCTGGTGGAGCAGAACGCGTCGCAGGCCTTGCAGTTGGCCGACCGCGGTTACGTGCTGGAGACGGGGGCGGTGGCGATGTCGGGTGAGGCGTCGCGGCTGCTGGCGGATCCGCGGGTGCGGGAGGCGTATCTGGGTGAGGGCGCGGCCTGAGCCCGGTGTAGGACGTCGAAGGGGCCGGTCACCCGCAGTCGGGGTGGCCGGCCCTTCGGCGTGTGGTGGTGGGCTCAGGCGTCGCGCAGCAGGCAGGTGAGGCGGGCGGTGCAGACGCGGCGGTCCTGTTCGTCGGTGATCACGACCTCGTAGGCGGCGGTGGTGCGGCCGAGGTGGGCGGGCGTGGCGGTGCCGGTCACGAGGCCGGAGCGCAGGCCGCGGTGGTGGGTGCAGTTGAGGTCGACGCCGACGGCGACCTTGCCGGGACCGCCGTGGAGCATGGCGCCGACGGAGGCGAGGGTTTCGGCGAGGACGGCGGAGGCGCCGCCGTGGAGGAGTCCGTAGGGCTGGGTGTTGCCTTCGACGGGCAGGGTTCCGACGACGCGGTCGGGCGCGGCGTGGAGGATCTTCAGGCCCATCCGGTCGCCGAGGTGTCCGGCGGAGAAGAGGGTCGGCAGGTCGATGCCGAGCCCGGCCCACTGGTCGAGGATCTCCTGGGGGAAGACGGTGGCGGTGTTCTCGCCCATGGTCGTTCGGCTCCGATCGCTGGCGGCTCTGCTTGGCGGTCCTGATGCTAAGCGTTCGCTCACGGCCGGGTGGGGGTGAGTCGGATCA contains the following coding sequences:
- a CDS encoding ANTAR domain-containing response regulator, with product MSAADAPENPTPADAPEDGDAHVPPATTRVVIAEDEALIRMDLKEMLEEEGYTVVGEAGDGRTAVELAREHRPDLVILDVKMPVMDGISAAEKIAEDSIAPVLMLTAFSQRELVERARDAGAMAYLVKPFSKSDVVPAIEMAVSRFAQLKQLEEEVSDLTQRLETRKLVDRAKSLLQTEYGLTEPAAFRWIQKTSMDRRLSMRQVAEAVIEDAAEKQAEKQAKKEQ
- the pyk gene encoding pyruvate kinase → MRRAKIVCTLGPATDSYEQIKALVDSGMDIARLNLSHGTHAQHEQRAHHARTAAENAGRSIGVLADLQGPKIRLGTFHEGPVLLERGDTFTITTEDVPGDHTTCGTTYPGLATDVNPGDTVLVDDGRVTLHVTAIDGPRVRTTVIEGGLVSDHKGINLPGVAVSVPALSEKDHEDLRWALHHGADLIALSFVRTAADIRDVHRIMREEGIHRPVIAKIEKPQAVENLHEIVHAFDGLMVARGDLGVEMPLERVPMVQKRAVKLAKRNAKPVIVATQMLDSMIENSRPTRAEASDVANAVIDGTDAVMLSGETSIGKHPVATVRTAARIITAAEEDLLARGLPPISPSTKPRTQGGSVARAAADVGDFLGARFLVAFTQSGDTARRLSRYRSPIPLLAFTPDPVTRAQLCLSWGVETFLGPTVATTDEMVDQVDEQLLKIGRCERGDMVVITAGSPPGIPGTSNLVRVHHIGEEHR
- a CDS encoding branched-chain amino acid ABC transporter permease, with amino-acid sequence MSAEAMVRGRAAERLRTVRWYQRPRWKRLGAMIALAVLGAMVTGVQGTQRDLFYALEENFTSPVLLVWLALTVGVWAVREFLSPQVKAVSVGYRSVTEGPLGKARSAWREEKWLRWGALGVLVAAAVFLPSGLERYWQTVLVDQIAIYVLVAIGLNVVIGWAGMLDLGFIAFFAIGAYSAAYWTGALPVQPPMELNNFAVIPVAIVTCLLAGVLLGAPTLRLRGDYLAIVTLGFHEIVYLTAKNLDDVTGGTGGVKVDRFSLDLGFWSYEWGVIDPMPYYYLLLVFIAVVVFFFWRLEHSKVGRAWTAIREDEVAAASTGVNTVRFKLMAFAIGASTSGVAGVAYASKVGYINSENFVILLSVLVLAYVIFGGMGSIAGVLFGAAFLVWLPEALRDFVDPKDRYMYLGVLLVIMMIYRPQGVIPSRRRARELKLSESGESDADAMTEPAGGRLS
- a CDS encoding branched-chain amino acid ABC transporter substrate-binding protein — encoded protein: MLNKTFVKLAAPLAISALALTGCGSDSGGGGDTIKIAFQGPLSGDNVQLGTNMENGIKLAIDQANASGDYDFEIEYFPTDDQGQPDKATAAAQKAIDEGVIAVIGPAFSGPADTAAEVYAEAGIPAVSSSATRPDLTTKGYESFLRAVPNDSAQGAGMAKYFDQATDAEKVVVVDDKTDYGVGLADVAEKELTAAGIEVVRQSVPQKTPDYSAAARSVVGQKADGLIYAGYYEDAGPFATKLAEAGFEGTTMSGDGTNDMGFVKLAGDAANGWKLTCPCTDPTQEEATKAFADDYQAEFNQAPGTYSAESYDVAQMIIAQIAETGGAESDSEKLLESLRGVEYKGLTKTFSFDDKGEFKNQTIYMYEVKDEKIGYVGNIDELAAE
- a CDS encoding glutamine synthetase family protein, yielding MTYDDLRAAHAAGHLDNIIVALPDLQGRLQGSRLAIPHFLDEAATRGFSACTYLLATDVDMNTGPGYAIDAWNTGFGDFLLRPDPTTYTTLPWDDATALVIADATWPDGTPVPVAPRHILRQQLDRLATHGLTAHAGTELEFLAFHDTYDQAHQAHYQDLRPATRHTVDYALQGTTHLEPFLRRLRREMVAAGLTLETARAEVHPGQYEIVFRYDDAMTTADHHTLFKHGTKTIAAQEGHAVTFMPKYDDGEGNSCHIHLSLRGTDGTPVLADPTAADGMSALMRHFIAGQLACLPDFTLLLAPNINSYKRLQPGAFAPTGITWGRDNRTCPVRVIGQGHSLRLEHRVPGGDANPYLALAALIAAGLHGIENELPLPDPHPHNALADPTVPRLPATLTQSLHHWETSETVAKTFGDTVTTHYAQAARTELAAFERTVTDWERHRGFERL
- a CDS encoding ABC transporter ATP-binding protein, with the protein product MTTELIKEQGPGGRPEPDAGDLVLDASGVTLRFGGVTSLDGVELCMRRGEILAVIGPNGAGKTSLFNSLTGAYVPQEGRITYRPRTGGEHELRGRKPHLVNHLGLARTFQNIRLFGALTALENVKIAAETRLKSDPLSIMLGLPNARRAERASDRRAHEVLDFVGLAPKLNELAGSLSYGDQRRLEIARALATDPQVLLLDEPAAGTNPTEKLELEELIRGINRELGVSVLLIEHDMRLVMSVADRVMVLNFGKKIAEGSPSQVQRDPAVVEAYLGAPAESDEADDGSDGTDGAGVPQARDGEVTDERAAQDGPGKDEA
- a CDS encoding branched-chain amino acid ABC transporter permease, giving the protein MSLNAFWDFLVLGVVLGCLYAVIAIGYTLVYGVLQLLNFAHSEVFMFGGFGGLMALTVWAPAPDPSGAQSVLYVVVGMLAGAAFGGVVAYGLEKVAYRPLRRHKAPRLVFLITAIGASFFLYNLAGKLFGRNSLAMPDMYENKRVFSFFGAELSVTMILIVVSAVGMMIGLDYVVNRTKLGSSIRAVAQDPEVASLMGVNIDKVVSRTFVIGGLLGGAAGFLFGVNNKVVYTMGFLPGITAFAAAVLGGIGNVRGAMLGGMLLGIVETLTVYFWGEEWRYVAGFAVLVVVLMFRPTGLLGERLGRTA
- a CDS encoding PaaI family thioesterase, translated to MGENTATVFPQEILDQWAGLGIDLPTLFSAGHLGDRMGLKILHAAPDRVVGTLPVEGNTQPYGLLHGGASAVLAETLASVGAMLHGGPGKVAVGVDLNCTHHRGLRSGLVTGTATPAHLGRTTAAYEVVITDEQDRRVCTARLTCLLRDA
- a CDS encoding ABC transporter ATP-binding protein yields the protein MSGTAEVTKEQASGLPEGTPVLELRDLRVFYGAIEALKGIDLAVYDGEVVALLGANGAGKSTTLRTASGMLAPRSGQVLLHGERVDGIKSHDLVQFGIGHVPEGRRVFPRMTVRENLEMGAYRFKSPDRDTLDRVYSLFPRLHERRTQQGGTLSGGEQQMLAIGRALMGKPELLLLDEPSMGLAPLIVAQIFDILKEINEQGTTVLLVEQNASQALQLADRGYVLETGAVAMSGEASRLLADPRVREAYLGEGAA